From Chryseotalea sp. WA131a:
ATTCTTTCAATGTACTCTTGTTTCGCTTCTGGAGAAGTATCAAGCTTGCTAATGTTAACCAGACCTTGAATGGATTTAAGGGGAGCACTCAAATCGTGCGAAACACTGTAGGCAAATCGATCAAGCTCTTGGTTGGTCTTTTGAAGCTCTTGAAATTGGACTTGCAATTTATCTTCCGTATAACGTAAATCAGAAATTACTCTGCCTGTAATTGCAACAAAAACGGCAAGCAAGACTTTACCTAAGAAAATGTTAAAAATAGAATCAACGTTGTACCATGTGAAAAAAGAATCGGGAAGGTTAAGGGCGGGAATAATATAGGTGATGATGAATACGAAAAGGTTACAGAAGAGGGCTTCGCCAAACCCAACCCGTATGGCAATGAATAGCCCGCCCAATCCATATAAAAACCAATATTTTTCGATTGGAATGGTAAACGAAGCAAAAAAAAGTGCCACATAAATTAGAATCGGTTCAACCCGTTTGTAATTATATTGGGGCGGAGGCAATTCATTAGTGGGCGGATTGATCAGAAGTTTCCCCTTTTGCATGAAGCTGAGTAAATGAAAACAGGATGGGTGCACAAATGCTGAGGTTTGCGGTAAACTCACCAAGCCAATTTCTCATGAACTGATTCCAAAACTCGGATGCCGGTTGCTTACCAAGAGTGGTGAGTATCACCTGTAGCACCAATATATCTGTCAATATGGGAATCAAGATCCCTAACAAAATGAATGAAACAAATTGCTTGGTATCAGGCAGCCAATATTTGCCTTTGGCCCAATGAGTAAAAAGCAACCATGAAACGGCCGCAAAGGCGACTTCGTTAAGAGGGTATATAAACCAATCGACCCAATTTTCGATACCCCAAAAAGGTGTTAGTATGGCGGAGCTCAAGTACAAACTTGGCAATGTCCTTTTTAGCCCCCACCAGTTTACCAAAATGAGCGCAATGGCGGTGGGCATGTAAAATGAACCAAACCCCGTATCAATTGGAAAATTCAATGATATCAGAATTCCGCAAAAAAAAATCGGAAAAGGCATCACCCAGGTAAACCAAGGAAGTTTCTCCACTTTGACATTTTTTGATAGCTCCGATTGCATTGCCAATTGAAAACGAAATATATCAAAAACAAAATGATGCTATCGTAAATATTTTCAAATTGTTGAGAGTTTAATAGCAGTCACAGATATCTTTTTAACCCAGATTATGTATTAGGAAATTTCATTACCCTGTAAATTGATGAAAATGAGCGCCTGGCATCAAGTTTTATTCCAAACCTAATGCATAGCATTAGAACTTAAATCATTGATTCTCTTGGAGAAAAAAGTTATCATCATAGTCTAATGTACAATTTGGGTTTAAACAAAAAGACTTGATAACTAGTCAGGCCTTTTTCGTTCTGTTTTGAAATAGTTTAGATCAATCGTCTACTTTGGCATACTCCTCAATCGGCAAGCAAGAGCAAACTAAGTTTCGGTCGCCATACGCATTGTCTACTCGACTCACGCTTGGCCAAAACTTTGCTTCCTTCACAAACGGAAGTGGATACGCTGCTTTTTGTCTGGAGTAAGGCCGAGTCCATTCATCTGCGGTGATAACAGAAGCGGTATGCGGAGCATGCTTCAATACATTGTTTTCTTTATCAAACTTGCCCTCTTCTATTTCCCGAATTTCATTTCTGATTTCAATGAGTGCTTCTACAAAGCGATCAATTTCTTGCTTGGGTTCGCTCTCGGTCGGCTCGATCATGATCGTGCCCGCCACAGGGAAAGAAACAGTCGGAGCATGAAATCCATAATCCATCAACCGCTTTGCGATGTCTTCTACTTCCACGCCAACTTTTTTGAAATCGCGGCAATCGACAATCATCTCGTGTGCTGCGCGGCCATTTGTGCCCGTGTACAAAATTTTGTAGTGACCGTTCAATCTTTCTTTAATGTAGTTCGCATTTAAGATTGCCAACTTAGTTGCATTGGTCAATCCTTCACCACCCATCATCGCGATATACGCATACGAGATCGCCAAAATGCTGGCGCTGCCCCACGGTGCTGCTGACACTGCAGAGATTGCTTCAGTACCACCTGTTTTTACGACTGCATGACCAGGCAAAAACGGTTTCAATTTATCGTTCACACAAATCGGGCCCATGCCTGGGCCACCGCCACCGTGTGGAATGCAAAATGTTTTGTGCAAGTTTAAGTGACACACATCGGCACCGATGTTGGCGGGCGATGTCAAACCTACTTGTGCATTCATGTTTGCGCCATCCATGTACACCAAGCCACCGTTATTGTGAATAATTTCACAGATGTCGGTGATGGCCTCTTCAAACACACCATGTGTGGATGGATAGGTGACCATTAAGCAAGACAGGCGGCCTTTGTATTGTTCCGCTTTTGCTTTCAAATCAGCCACGTCCACTTTTCCTTCTTCGTCTGATTTGGTTACAATTACTTCCATGCCTGCCATTACAGCGCTGGCCGGATTGGTGCCATGCGCAGATGATGGAATGAGTGCAATGTTACGATGATGGTCGCCACGGTTTTGATGATAGGCACGAATCACCAGCAAGCCAGCGTACTCACCTTGTGCACCACTATTGGGCTGCAACGATACACCTGTGAAGCCCGTAATTTCTTTCAACCAATTTTCTAAGTTGGTGATCATTTCGGCATAGCCTTCGGTTTGGTTGCTTGGCGCGAAAGGATGAATTTGTCCGAGTTCAGGCCACGTAACTGGAATCATTTCGGTGGTGGCATTTAATTTCATGGTACAAGAGCCTAACGAAATCATGGAGTGCACCATCGACAAATCTTTGTTCTCTAATTTTTTGAGGTAGCGAAGCATTTCGTGCTCGCTGTGGTGAGAGTTGAAAACAGGGTGGGTTAAAAAGGAAGTACTTCTCCTTAGTGATGCTGACCAATCAATCCCAAGCTTTCCTTCTTGAAGTTTTAAATTAACTGAATTCTTTCCGATAGACTCCGTCAAAATAGCGAGAATATTTTTCAGGCTCGCTAGGGAAGTCGTTTCGTCCAAAGAAATACCGATTGTTCCATCTGAAAAGTAACGGAAGTTAACACCGTGTTCCTCCGCGATTGACCTTACTTTATTTGAGTCAATCCCTGAAATTTTCAAGGTGTCAAAATAGTTCTTATTCAACTGCTTGAAACCTAATGCCTCAATGCCCGATGCCACTAACTTCGTCAATCCATGTATCCTCCCTGCAATTTTTTTCAACCCCTCCGGTCCATGATACACAGCATACATACCCGCCATAACCGATAACAAAACCTGAGCAGTACAAATATTGGAAGTAGCTTTTTCTCTGCGGATGTGTTGCTCGCGTGTTTGCAAGGCCATCCGGTAACCGGGGTTGCCTTGCGCATCTTGCGAGATGCCAATAATGCGGCCCGGCATTTGTCTTTTAAACTCATCTTTGGTAGCAAAGAACGCAGCATGCGGCCCACCAAAGCCCATGGGCACACCAAATCGTTGAGAAGAACCCACCACCACATCAGCGCCCATTTCGCCAGGCGATTTCATCAACACCAAACTCATCAAGTCGGCACCCATTACAACAAAAACTTCTTTTTCGTGAGCCGATTCGATAAACGCGCTATAATCCTTTATCTCACCGTTGTTGTTGGGGTTTTGAATATAAACTGCAAACAAATTGGCATCAGTAATGTCCAATTTCGATACATCGCCCTCTACCAATTCAACGCCAATGGGAGCCGAACGTGTTTTCAACAAATCGATTACCTGCGGAAAGGTATTTTCATCCACAAAAAATTTATGTGAATTTTTCTTGGAAGATTTTTTGGAAGCATGCAACAAGTGCAAGGCTTCTGCGGCAGCGGTGGCTTCGTCCAATAGCGAGGCATTGGCAATTTCCATTCCCGTCAGGTCAATGATCATGGTTTGATAGTTGATCAACGCTTCCATACGCCCTTGCGCAATCTCTGCTTGGTAAGGAGTGTAGGCCGTGTACCATCCTGGGTTTTCTAAAATATTGCGAAGGATAACGGTTGGCGTAATGCAATTATAATAGCCCGTGCCGATGTAAGACTTGTAGATTTTATTTTTCGATACGGTTTTTTTGAAGTTATTCAAAAACTCATACTCCGATTGTGCGGCAGGCAAGTTCAAAGGTTTTTTCAACCTAATATTGCTGGGCACTGTTTGGTCAATCAGTTCATCCACTGATTTTGCTTTTACCACTTTTAGCATCTCTGCAATTTGCTTTGCATCGGGTGCGTTGTGGCGGCTTTCAAATTTTTCGGAGTAGGTGGGATTTATATTATTCATCGATGTGCTTTTATGAAGCATTAACAAACTATTTAATTCAAAGTTCAAGATTCAAAATGGACTGATCCAATCTTGAACCTTGAATTTTTAATCTTGCATTCTAAAATCGTTCAAACTGAGAGAAGAAGAAGTTGCCTTCAATCTCTGCATTGGTATCTGAATCAGAGCCGTGTATGGCATTGGCATCAATGGATTTGGCAAACAACGCGCGAATAGTGCCTGGTGCGGCCTTCTTTGGGTCTGTAGCTCCAATCAAGGCTCTAAAGTCTTCCACTGCGTTATCTTTTTCCAAAATCATGGGCACAATAGGGCCAGATGACATATAGCTCACCAATTCGCCATAAAAAGGGCGGGCTTTGTGGATTTCATAAAACTTGCCGGCCAGTTCGCTGCTCAACCGTGTTTTCTTCATCGCAACAATGCGAAAGCCTGCTTCTTCGATCATTTTTGTAATTGCGCCAATGTTGCCAGCCGTGGTTGCATCTGGCTTTAACATGGTAAACGTTCTATTTCCTGCCATTTTGTGTGTTTTTAGTAGTTTTTAGCTTAAATAATTTGGCCGCAAAAGTATCAAAAGAACCCATATCAATGAAGCCTCAATCCCAAATCATTGATTATTTTTGCGCCCTTATTCATGACAAATCTCCCCGCGCTTAAATCTTTATTGGAAACTCCGCAAACTGTGGTAATTGTTACCCACTTTAAACCGGATGCCGATGCCCTTGGGTCATCGCTAGGCTTGGCGGGTTTTTTGGTAAAAAAGGGTCATCAGGTTTCCGTTATCTCGCCCA
This genomic window contains:
- a CDS encoding HAMP domain-containing histidine kinase, producing MQKGKLLINPPTNELPPPQYNYKRVEPILIYVALFFASFTIPIEKYWFLYGLGGLFIAIRVGFGEALFCNLFVFIITYIIPALNLPDSFFTWYNVDSIFNIFLGKVLLAVFVAITGRVISDLRYTEDKLQVQFQELQKTNQELDRFAYSVSHDLSAPLKSIQGLVNISKLDTSPEAKQEYIERIGQSVSKLDLFIKEILDYSRNKRLPNQEVQVDVGATCLEVLESLQYMENFQRMKMDLGSINGKIINTDPSRFKIILSNLFSNAIKFQKRISEQTPCLNVSISTDNNKLKLVVADNGEGIQPEMKEKIFDMFFRGNSKSYGSGLGLYIAKESAITLGGSISVESEYGKGTTFILELPNKK
- the gcvP gene encoding aminomethyl-transferring glycine dehydrogenase, yielding MNNINPTYSEKFESRHNAPDAKQIAEMLKVVKAKSVDELIDQTVPSNIRLKKPLNLPAAQSEYEFLNNFKKTVSKNKIYKSYIGTGYYNCITPTVILRNILENPGWYTAYTPYQAEIAQGRMEALINYQTMIIDLTGMEIANASLLDEATAAAEALHLLHASKKSSKKNSHKFFVDENTFPQVIDLLKTRSAPIGVELVEGDVSKLDITDANLFAVYIQNPNNNGEIKDYSAFIESAHEKEVFVVMGADLMSLVLMKSPGEMGADVVVGSSQRFGVPMGFGGPHAAFFATKDEFKRQMPGRIIGISQDAQGNPGYRMALQTREQHIRREKATSNICTAQVLLSVMAGMYAVYHGPEGLKKIAGRIHGLTKLVASGIEALGFKQLNKNYFDTLKISGIDSNKVRSIAEEHGVNFRYFSDGTIGISLDETTSLASLKNILAILTESIGKNSVNLKLQEGKLGIDWSASLRRSTSFLTHPVFNSHHSEHEMLRYLKKLENKDLSMVHSMISLGSCTMKLNATTEMIPVTWPELGQIHPFAPSNQTEGYAEMITNLENWLKEITGFTGVSLQPNSGAQGEYAGLLVIRAYHQNRGDHHRNIALIPSSAHGTNPASAVMAGMEVIVTKSDEEGKVDVADLKAKAEQYKGRLSCLMVTYPSTHGVFEEAITDICEIIHNNGGLVYMDGANMNAQVGLTSPANIGADVCHLNLHKTFCIPHGGGGPGMGPICVNDKLKPFLPGHAVVKTGGTEAISAVSAAPWGSASILAISYAYIAMMGGEGLTNATKLAILNANYIKERLNGHYKILYTGTNGRAAHEMIVDCRDFKKVGVEVEDIAKRLMDYGFHAPTVSFPVAGTIMIEPTESEPKQEIDRFVEALIEIRNEIREIEEGKFDKENNVLKHAPHTASVITADEWTRPYSRQKAAYPLPFVKEAKFWPSVSRVDNAYGDRNLVCSCLPIEEYAKVDD
- a CDS encoding nucleoside-diphosphate kinase; the protein is MAGNRTFTMLKPDATTAGNIGAITKMIEEAGFRIVAMKKTRLSSELAGKFYEIHKARPFYGELVSYMSSGPIVPMILEKDNAVEDFRALIGATDPKKAAPGTIRALFAKSIDANAIHGSDSDTNAEIEGNFFFSQFERF